Genomic DNA from Desulfuromonas versatilis:
CAGGTTCCACCAACGCTCCAGAGAGGTTAGAAGCCAATGAGAAAAACGTGGTATTTCAAGTCAGCTCCAATCTTTATTTTGGCCCTGTTCATCCTGGTCGGGACCCGGGCAGTGGGAGGCCATGCCGCAGCCGGGGTCGAGAGCGAAAACGGTCCCGCAAAGATCGCCGAAGGGACCATCGACCCCGAGGTTTGGGGTGCCGCCTATCCGGCCCAGTACGAGTCGTGGAAGAGTACCGCCGAGCCGACCCCGGTGGGCAAGAGCCGGTACAAGAGAGGGTTTGATACCGACGGCATCATCTACAACAAAATCGACGAATACCCCTACCTCGCACTGCTGCTCAAGGGGTGGGGTTACGGGGTCGAGTTCACCGAACCGCGCGGCCACGTCTACATGGTCCGCGACCAGCTCGAGGTCGAGCCGGCGCGGCTTAAGGCGGGCGGTTCCTGCCTGAGCTGTAAGACCCCCTACGCGCCGGCGCTGTACGGTAAAATGGGGAGCGATTATTTCAGCAAGCCGTTTGAGGAGGTGCGCTCCAAAATCCCCGCCAAGGACCAGTTGCTCGGCGTCGCCTGTGCCGACTGCCACCAAAGCGGCGACCTGTCGCTGAAGATCTCCCGCGGTTTCACCCTGGGCAAGGCCCTGCAGGCACTCGGCAAGGACCAGGCCGCTTTCTCCGAGCAGGACAAGCGCTCCCTGGTCTGCGCCCAGTGTCATGTGACCTACAGCATCCCCAAGGACCAGGCGATGAAATCGACGGATGTGGTCTTCCCCTGGAGCGGCGGCAAATGGGGAGATGTCAGCATCGAGAACATCATCGAGAATATCCGCAGCAACCCTGCTTACGGCGAGTGGACCCAGAGCGTGACCGGCTTCAAGCTCGGTTTTGTGCGCCATCCCGAATTCGAGCTCTTCTCCCGAAACAGCCCGCACTGGCAGCAGGGGCTCTCCTGCGCCGACTGTCACATGCCCGCGTCCGAAAGCAACGGGGAGACGATCTCCGACCATCGGATCATGAGCCCGCTGAAAAACGACCTCAAGGCTTGCGCCCAGTGCCACGAGGAGGATGCGGAAACGCTGCGGGAGAAGGTATTCGCCATCCAGGACGAGGTCGCCTCCCTGCTGATCCGCAATGGTTATGCGACCGCCCGGGTGGCGAAGCTCTTCGAGCTGACCCATGGTGCCCAGGCTGAAGGAATTATCATAGACAACGCCCTTTACGACCAGGCCAAAGACGCCTACGAAGAGGCGTTTTACCGGATCATGTTCATCCAGAACGAGAACTCGACCGGATTCCACAACCCTCCGGAAACCCTCAGGGTTCTGGGGGATGCAAAACGCTATGCAGCCCAAGCCGACAGTTTCCTGCGCCAGGCACTTGCCGCAGCCAAGGTGGAGGTGCCTGAAACCGTCGACCTGGAGCTGGAAAAGTACCTGAACAACCGGGGGGAGAAAAAACTGCAGTTCGCTCCGGAAATGGAAATCAAAGCCCCCAAGGGTTCTCGTTAAGCTCAGCAAAACAGCATCGGTGCGGATCGCAGCTGTTCATTCTACTTGACCAGAAAGCCTTCCAACAAGACGCATCCATTGCCAAAAACAGGGCCACCCGATCACCAGATCGGGTGGCCCGCCAAAGGGGACCGGCTCCGAAGGTGCCTGTCCCCGCCCATGCACGTTATACCTTTGACCTTTGGGGTCGGGTCTTGTCAAAAATTATTTCCTGCGTCCCCAGTTGCTTCTTAATACTATCCAAAGCCTGACTCAGAGCCCGGTCCTTCCCCATGCGCTCCTTCAGCCGCCGTACGCCCACCGGGATGCTGGCATAGTGCCCTAAGCCAAAGGCCTCCGCGATGGTCTGGTGGGAATGGCCGCCCACGATCCGGCTCACCGCGATGGCCACCGCACGTGGGACGCGGCTCCTCCCGCGCCCGTTCACGACCCGGTAACGGCTATCGGGGCAGCCGTCGAACCGTGATGCGGCCACCTGCACGATCCGCTCTATCGGCGGAGCGCAACAATGCGGCCGGTATCGGGCACCTCTTTCAGACAAGCCCGGGGCCGCTCATCTCATCGGTATTATGGCGAAATTCTTCACCGCCCAAAACCGGTTCAAGCCGCCCCTTTCGATAAAAAACGTCGATCTCCTCGTCGAGCCCCCATTCGGCAAAGGCCTGGTATCTTCGCTGCTGACCTTCTTTCGCAACCAGGTGAAGTGTCGGGTGCAGGCGAACCCAACTCGGCACTTTCTCTCTTCCCAGGTAGCTGCGATAGCTCGACCACGGGTAGCCCACAGGGTCGCGAACCATGCCTGCCGTTACGGGATTCAAGTGGATATAGCGGCTCGTTTGGGCAAGGTAATTGTCCCCATCGACCGATCTGGCCCTGCAACGGCCACGGAACAGCGGGTCGCCAGATCCCTCGAGCAGGTTGAAACGCTGAGTGTACAGCCCGTTTAGAGCCGCATGGCACGGCTGAGATGGCCGCAGGGGGTATGGACTATCAGGGGGTAATGATGGCCCAGGAGACAGTAGCCATGGGTTTCGTGGAGAGCGTCGAGAAGTGCGAGCAAGAGCCGATCATGCTCCCCGCATTCGCCCACCTGCCTTCTCCCGGCGCCGCGATTCATCACAGGACACCAGGCGCCGTCATATTCAATGCGTAGGGGCCGAGCCATGGCGCAAACCTGCCGCCCAAATCTTTTTTGTCAAAACCCGACCCCTTCGCTGGGGACTGAGGTCGAAGCCAGAGGGGAGGCGGCCAAATTGTTAAGCGAGAACTACTGCCCCTTTTCCACCAGCATGTTTTCACATTTCCTCCTTATTCGAGCGCTACTCTGCAGACCTATGGGAAACCTTCAACACAGAGATTCACAATGAAGAAGCAGCTACTCAGGGCAACGCCCATCTTGCAGCAGGAAAGAGGTGGCCCCGGAATTGGGAGCGGGACCGGCGGAAAGTAGCGCAGTGAAACAAGGCTCCATTCCCCTTCGGCCGAGATTGATGACCTTTTTTGTTATGGCATTTCAGGTGCTTACTGGGCTGCGAGGGTTGAAGGGGGCGACGCAGCGGATTAAGGGAAAGGGGCGTCATGGGAGCATTCGGATCAAGGGCGAGCCAGCGGGGGTTCACCCTCCTCGAGATGCTGGTTGCACTGGGGCTGATCGCCATCTGTCTGGCCTTCGCCACACCGTATTTCAGGGGGATGATGGAGAATTCCCGGGTGCGCACCACGGCCCAGTCGATCTTCTCGGCTTTCCAGAAAGCCCGGTCGGAGGCGGTGCGTCTCAACAGCGATGTGGTCATCAGCTTCGTCAAGACCGCAGAGGGGACCACCGGCGGCTACGAGGTGTTCCTCGATGACGGCGCAGGTACGGGAACCGCGGGTAATTTAAGCCGGGACGGGTCCGAGGGGAGTTTTACCGGCGTCGTGACTGTCGAGCAGGGCGTCGATCTGTACGAAGCGGATTTCGACGGCAACACCGCCACGGGGTTCACTTCCAGGGGACTTCCCCTCGACGGTCGCAGCGGACAGGTTGCGGTGAAAAACGACCGCGGACGTAACCTGACCATCGTTTTGAGCCCGGCAGGCGCCGTCAGGATACGGTAGGGAGGGTGTTGATGGAAAAAGTCTCTGCAGCATCTCCCCGTGGGTTCACGCTGATCGAGATCCTGGTCAGCCTTGCCCTGGCAGGCATCGTGGTTTCGGCGATGCTCGGCGTCTATATCACCAGCAGCCGGCAGAGCGTCGTTCAGGACCAGGCCATTGTCATGGAGCAGAACCTGCGGGCCGGCATGCGCTTTCTCACCAGCGAACTGAAGATGGCGGGGTACAATCCCGCCGCCATAGAGGCGGGTCTCTCCGCCCCGAATGAACAGCCCGCCATCATGGCTGCCGATGCCACGGGAATTTACTACATCAAAGATGATAACGGCAACGGAGCCACCGACGACCTGGGCGACCACGTTGTTTTCCGTTTCTACGATGGGAGCAGCCTCGGTTACCAGGAGGGAACCGACTCCGCCGACGGTGACGGCGACGGGTTTCCCGATTTCGCCGACACCCTGGATGCCGTGGCCGAGCAGCTCGAGGGGGTGGAGTTCTTCTATCAGCTCGATGACGGGACCCAGGTGCTCAATCCCGCGGCGGCTCAAAGGGCGGAGATTGTGGCGGTGCAGGTCACGCTGGTCGCCCGAACCGCCTGGGAGGATCCCCGTTTCGTCAACGAGACGACATTCACCGGGCCGGGGGGGACGGTCTTTTACGATCCGACCACGGCGACGGACGGGTTTCGCAGGCGGATGTTGAGCACTCTGGTCAAACTGAGGAACCTGGCAATATGAAGAGACAGGATTGCGACAACGGCGGTTTCACCCTGGTCGAACTTCTCATTTCCCTGGTGATCTTCTCCATCGGGATCCTCGCGGTGGGGTCCATGCAGCTCACCTCCATGAAGGGGAACACCCAGGCCGTCATGATGACCGAAGGACTGGCCGTGGCGGAAGACAAGATGGAGGAGCTGCTCACCCTCGCCTACGACGGTCCGGAGCTCGACGTGGGGGATCATGAAGAGACCGTCGACAACAACACCATCAACTGGTCGGTCACGGAGGATACTTCGAGGACCTATTCACTCAAGGATATCCTTCTGTCGGTGACCTGGAGTGAAAAGGGGCAGCAGAAATCCGTTGAGCTGCGCAGCCTCAGGGCCGAGTAGCCGTCACGATAACCGGGCATCGCGGGAAAGGGGGCAGCAGGCCATGGGCGCGAAGATGACAGTCACGGGGAACCAGAGGGGGGCGGCGATGCTCACCGCGCTGCTGATGATGGCGATGCTCACCGCCAGCGGGGTCGCCGCAACCCGCACGACCCTCACGGAACTGCAGATTGCCGGAAACGAAAAGGTCAATTCCACAGCCTTCTACCAGGCGGAGGCGGGGATCGAGTACGGCCGCTGGATGGTTCAGAACGGTCTCGACAAGGAAGCGCTGACAGCACCGGACGAAACGCTGATCGATCTGGAGTCGATCGATGCCGATGACGAGGAGACCTACGTGCGCCTGAGCTTCGATCCACCGGACGAGTACAATTTCCGTGTCAATCTGGTCATCAGCGGCGACTATCCCGATAACGTCTTCGCGTTCAGCAGCACCGGTGAAGGCGCCCACGCTGCCAGCAGTACGGTATCCGCCTCGTTCGGGCGGGATGTGGCCAATGTTCTGACCTACGCCGCTTTCGGAAACAGCGGGGTCGATCTCAAGTCGAACGCGGCGGTCTACAGTTACACCTCCAGCTGCGGGGACACCCCCGTCTCCGATCCGAGCCCCACCGACTCCACCGGAGCCGGGGATATCGGGTCGAACGCTGAGGTCAGCATCAAGAACAACACCTTTATCGACGGCGATGTCGTCCTCGGGGCCTCGGATGACGGAACGACCGCCACCCTGAGTTCGACGGGGACCCCGACGGTCACCGGGGAAACCGGCGTGACCGTCGACCAGGTCGATCCCGACCCTCTCGGCGCCGCGGAGGGGGATCTGGCCGATACCTTTACAGCCGTGGCCGCCGACAATGACAACGCCGCGGCGGGGATTACCGGGACGGAACTCAGCCTCGCTTCGGCTTCCAGTTCCGCCAGTAAAAACAAATACTCCGACAGCTCGACCGCGTCCACCACCACATCCACCCTCACCCTCACTGCCGGCGATTACTATTTCACCGATATCACCCTGAACAACGGAGCGGAGCTGATTATCGACACCTCGGCGGGGGCGGTGAACATTTATCTGTCGGGGGGGCTCGAGGCCAAGAACGGCTCAGAGATCAACATCCAGGGGGATCCCTCCGATTTCACCATCTTCTCTGACAGTACCGATGCCCTCGTCTTCAAGCACGGCAGCGATTTCAAGGGGGTAATCTACGCTCCCTACGCCAAGGTCGAGATGAAGAACTCCGCCGATTTCTACGGGGCGATTTTCGCCGATGAGGTTCAGCTGCACTCCTCGGGCGAGATCTGGTACGACGAGTGCCTCGCAGCCGTGTACCAGAAGGTGAATTCGGAAATCACTCCGCTATCCTGGCGGCAGGACCAGTAATCGACATTACCTGCACCGGTTTTAACCAGAGTGGCAATTCAGGCGACCCCAAAATCGGGACCGAAGGGAAAGGCTGTTACGTATGATGTCCCGGTATTCTCCGCATCACATGACACCAGGCACCGTCATATTCAATGCGCAGTGGCCGAGCCATGGCTCAAACATACCGGACAAATCTTTCATGTCAAAACCCGACCTCTTCGCTGCCCTAAAGTAGACCCTTAACAGGTCGCTGAAGTACTCTTCCACTCCTCTGGGTTTCCTTCCAGGATGAGGTTTCAGGACGCTTTCAGCGGGTCAATTTAGGTATTTGGGCAATCTCGTTCTTTGGTTCTTGGTTTCTCGACCTCCGATTTCGGAGTTTTGCCCATTTTTTCGGGTTCCTGGGCAAACCCGTCCCCTTCTCATGCCGGGGAGGCCCTCAGAATGTTTCGCATTCGGACCAAGTTGTAGGCGGCGGCGACCAGGGTGAAGTGCCATCCTTCCCGGTCAGCCCCTCGGTACTTGGGTGAGCGGTAGTTGCCCACCGTTTTCATCCATCCGAAGATCTCTTCCACTCGCTTGCGGATGCGCTGGCTTACTTTGGATCCCTCATGCCGGGTGGTGCGGCCATCCATGGCGGAGGAGGCGCGGCTGGTATTATTCTGGGCAACATGGGGTGTCACCTTGCGCCCCTGCAGCGCTCCGAGGAACTCTTGGGTGTCGTAATTTTTATCGGCCCCCAAGGTGATGCGCTGCCTCTTGCCCTTTCCCCGGGCCACCTTCTTGACCATGGCCAGGGCGGCCTCGCGTTCGGCAGTCCCGTTGGCCGGGGTTACTGTCGCTTCGATAACCAAGGCTTTGCAATTCTCCATCAGCGCGGGGCCGATGTAATAAAGATCGGCTCCCTGGTGGCTACTTTTGCGGTAGAGCTTGGCCTCCGGATCGGTCACCGAGGCATGGGTTGCATTGGAGAGTTTCTCACCCTTGAAATCGCGCTCTTCGTTGCGACCGACCGGACCATCGGGCGGGCCGCATCATGAATATCGCCGATCAGTACGATGCCCTGCGGAGCAAAAGGCCCTACAAGCCCGCATTCGATCACCACAAAGCGCTGTCAATCATTACCCAGGGTGATGGTCGAACTTTGCCGCAACCTTTTTACCCAGAGGTTTTAACTGCCTTTGCCAGGGCGGAGGCGGCCTTTGCCGATATTTACGAGAGCCAAAAAGATTAGCCGGAGGGAGAAAGAGATTGGGGGCAAACAGCGAATACTCATCGGCGATGACCGCCAGGGAAACATCCAGATACTCGAAAATCGGGGGACACAATAGAATGGCGCTAGTTTAAGGGGTATTGACATGGGTGGCAGGGTGTCGCAGGATGCCCACGACACCGGCGCAGGGGCCGGTCGTATTCCCAAGGGGGCCGGTCATGAGCAAGAAAAGGGGCACGTACGTCTATTCGATGTTCTGGAACTGCGGGCTGATCGCCATCGGCTCGCTGATTCAGGCTATCGCCCTGAAATCGCTGGGCATCCCGTACAATTTCGTCCCCGGCGGCCTGTTCGGCGTCGGCTCGCTGATCTACTACAAGACCGGCTGGCTCGACCCGGGCTTGCTTTACCTGCTGCTGAACATTCCAATGTTCATCCTCGGCTACATCTTCATCTCCCGCCGTTTCCTGGGGTTCAGCGCCCTGGCCATGGGGTTGATCACCCTGTTCTACCAGCTGATCGATTTTCGTATAGCGATCGGCACCCAGCTCTACGCAGCACTGGTCTTCGGGGCGCTGCTCGGCACCGGGGCCGGGATGGTGCTACGCTCGCTGGGGTCCAATGGCGGGCTGGATGTGGCGGCGGTAATCCTCAACCAAAAGTTCAACATCGGCGTCGGCAAGGTCTACTTCGTCTTCAACCTGCTGCTGTTCTCCCTGAGCTTCGCCAGCCTCGACAACGACCTGGTTATCGCTTCGATGATTGCGGTCTTCGTCTGCTCGGTGGCGGTGGACTATGTCCTCAGCCTGTTCAACCAGCGCAAGATGGCCTTCATCATCTCGGAGAAGCCGGAGGAAATCGCCGGACAGGTGATGAACCACCTGAAGATCGGCACCACCATGCTGCCGGCCGTAGGGGCCTTTCGCAGGGAGCAGAAGACCGTGCTGATGGTGGTCATCAACAACATTCAGCTCAAAAGGCTCGAGGAGATCGTCTTCACCGCCGACAACTACGCTCTGTTCATCGTGGGAAATACCTTCAGCGTGCTCGGCTCGACCTTCTCACGGCGCAAGATCTACTGAGCGCCCCCTCCACCCCCCAGTCTTCCATTGCAAAACAGGGGGACATAAAACCAATTTCACCGCGAAAATAAGAATTATATCCCCCTATTCGGGGCGTTCTGGTTCAAGGGCCTTTCAGGTTCACTTCCATTACCGGGATTGCTCCCCCCAGCCTATTCCCCCGCCAGGTTCAGCCAGACCTGCGCCACGTCGAGCATGCGATTGGCGTAGCTCCACTCGTTGTCGAACCAGGCCATGAGCTTGAGCAGCCTGCCGACACTCACCCGGGTCTGGGTGCCGTCGACGATCGCCGAGCGCGGGTCGGTGTTGAAATCGACCGAGGCGTGGGGCTCTTCGGTGTAGCCCAGCAGCCCCTGCAGGGGCCCGGCCGCAGCTTCGCGGAACAGGGTGTTGACCGAGGCGGCATCGGTGGGCCGGCGCAGGTTGATGGCCAGATCCATCAGCGAGACATTGATGGTCGGCACACGCAGGTGCAGGCATTCGAAGCGCCCGCTCAGGGCCGGCATCATCTTGCCGATGCCCTGGTGCAGGCCGGTGTCGACGGGGACCATGGAGTGCATGGCGCTGCGGGTCAGACGCAGGTCCGTGTGGTGATAGCTGTCGATCACCGGCTGGTCGTTCATCGCCGAATGGATGGTGGTGGTGACGCCATTCTCGATGCCGTAATGCCGCTCGAGCAGGTCGAGGATGGGCACGATGCAGTTGGTGGTGCAGGAGGCGCTGGAGACGATCCGGTGCCCGGGCTGCAGGTCCCCGCTGTTGAACCCGTGGACGATGGTCGCGTCCACCTCGGCATCGGCAGGCTGGGAAAACAGCAGGCGGCGCGCGCCGCTGGCCAGGTGGCGTTCGGCGGTGGCGCGATCGGTGAAGGTGCCGGTGCATTCCAGAACCAGGTCGACGTCCAGCTCTTTCCAGGGCAGATTCTCGGGGTCCTGCTCGTTCAGGGCCCGGATGCGGTCGCCGTTGATCAGCAGGTGACTGCCGTCGTTGGCCACGGCCACCGGGAAGCGGCCATGAGTGGTGTCGTAACGGGTCAGGTAGGTCAGGGTGTCGAGGTCGGAGAGTTCGTTGATCGCCACCACCTGCAGCTCGCTGTGGCGGGGGTCGACATAGAGTGCCCGCAGGACGCTTTGCCCGATGCGGCCATAGCCGTTGATGGCGATCCGGTGTTTCTTCGGGAGTCTGGACATGGCAGTTCCGGAGGATGGGGGATAAACATTCTGCACCGAGGCAGGCGAATCACCTGAGCGCTCGATTGTCTCCCTCTCCGGCAGGATTGTCAACCGGGGCGGTGTGCCTGCAGGCGAGGAAAATCCACCGCGCCTGCAGGTGGGTGGTGAGGTGTGCCGGCCAGGCCCTATCGATCCGGCAACCGGGGGTGAACTCTTCAGCGAACGACGAAACCGTACTTGGTAAGAATTTTGGCAGCCTCGTCGGCGGCGAGATATTCCAGGAAGGCGACCGCTTCGGGGTTCTTCGCCCCCGCCTGGGTGAGACCGACGGGATAAGTGACCTCGTCGTAAAGCCCCTGGGGAACCTCCAGCAGGATCACCGCCTCCTTGGCCAGCAGCGCATCGGTCCGGTAGACGAACGCCCCGTCGGTCTCCCCGCGGTCGGCGTAGACCAGCGCCTGGCGAACATCCTGGGCCATCACCAGTCTGTCCCCCAGCCGATCATAAAGGCCGGCCGCCTTGAGTGCCTGCTCGGCATACTGCCCCGCCGGCACGCTCCTGGGGCTGCCGATGGCGATACGCCCGAGCCTGGCGAGATCCTCAAGGCTGGCGACGGCGAGCCCCTTTCTGCCGACAAAGACCAGGGAATTAAAGGCCAGATTCCTGACCTGCCCCGGGGCAATGCTCCCCTGCTCCACCAGGTAGCTCATCCACTTGGGATTGGCGGATATGAAGATGTCCGCCGGCGCCCCCTGGGCGATCTGTTTGGCGAGCGCCCCCGATGAGCCGAAATTGGGGAGAAAAGAGGCCCCGGCGGCCTTAATCCGATAGCTGGCGATGAGTTCATTGACCGCGTCGGTCATGCTCGCCGCCACCGAAAGGCGGACCTCGGCGGCGCAGACGGGGGTCGTCAGGACCAGGCAGAGCAGCAGCGCAGGAAGGAGAGAACGCATGACCCGTTTCCTTTCTCTGAAGGATGGAGAGACCGTGGCACGGCTGCCGTAGCCTGAAACGGGGTGTTGCCGGCGTCTTTGGCGGAAAGCATCCCTTGGCAACAGCACCATGCTGCCATGGGTTCGCCAACTTTTCCAAGGAAATTATCGCGGATCGGCCCTGCCCGGCAATCTCCGGGAAGGGCCCGAGGGGCTGCGCATCCCGGCCTGTGGCCGGTCAGTTCACCCCTTCGGCAGCGACCTCGTCCCTGGCCAGCTGGAGATATTCGATCAGCTCGGGAGCCCGCAGCGGGCCGCCGTCGTAGACCACCTGGAAGTCGCGATCGAGGATCAGAATTCGGGGGATCATGAACACGTTGTAGCTCTTGCGTACCTGGCCGTCATCGAGAATGGCTTCGGGCACGGCCAGATGGTCGGGGTTGGCCAGAACCTCGCGGACCGCCTCTTCGGTATCCTGGTGGAAGACTTCAATGTAGCCGATGTTGTTCTCTGCGAGATAGTCATGGATCTTGTTGATCTGGATCGATTGCCCCATGCACCCGGGACACCAAGTGGCACCGAGGTTAAGCAAAAAGGCGTCACCTTGCTGCTCGTAGAGCCGAAAAGGCTCGCCGTCGATATTTTCCACCAGGATGTCCGGGGCCGGGTCTCCCTGCTGGAACCCCAGCGCCCCCAGCGGCAGCAGCGTTACCATCAGCCACCCCATCATCGCCGCCTGAATCAACTGTTTCATTGCGCCATCCCCTTCCCTGCTGGTGCACCGAGGCCAGCAACCCCTTACCCTCCCTATTCAATTCTGGTGCCAGGATTTTCTGCCGAACTTTTGACAGGGGATTTTCGGACCGCTTGGAAACCCAAACAGCCCAAGCCCCCGGCTGCGCGCGGGAACTTGGGCTGTCGGTGGTTGAGCTGGCCGCCAGGGCGCTAGTCGATGGGCGCGACGTCTACCGATACCTGCAGTTTGTGCTGGCCGCCGCCGAAGGCGACCCCCTTGAGCGGGGTGACGTCGGCAAAATCGCGTCCCCAGGCGACGGTAATATGCTGCTCGCGGGGGATCTGGTTGTTGGTGGGATCGAAATCGAGCCAGCCGAGATCCGGCAGATAGACCGAGAACCAGGCATGGGAGGCGTCGGCACCGACCAGCCGCGGAGCCCCGGGCGGCGGCAGGGTTTCGATATAGCCGCTGACGTAGCGGGCGGCCAGCCCCACGGAGCGCAGGCAGCCGATGGCGAAATGGGCAAAATCCTGGCAGACGCCGCGGCGATGGGCGATGACCTCGGAGAGCGGGGTGGCGATGGTGGTGAAGCCGGGGGAGTAGGTGAAATCCCGATGGATGCGTTGCATCAGGTTGCTGACCGCCTCGACCAGCGGCCGCCCCGCGGTGAAAGAATCCTGGGCGTAATCCAGCATCTCCCCGTCGGCGATGACCACGGGCGAGTCGAGGGTGTACTGCAGGGCATCGAAAGATTCGGGGGTGTGATCGCTGCGCAGGCGCTCGCGGACCGTTTCCCAGGCCATCTCATTACCGAAGGCGAACAGATTCTGCTCGGCGGTGATCGCAACCTCGCTGGTGGCGGTCACCACCATCCGCTCATGGGAAGACTGGATGGCGAAATAGGCCACCCGGTTGCCGAAAAAATCGAGGCGTTCGCGGTAGTCGACGGGGGGCGGATCGATGCGCAGCACGCTCGACAGGCACTTCTGGCCCGGCAGCTGCCGCGGCTGCAGCCGTGCTTCGTTGTGACAGAGGCCCGCCCAATCGCTGTAGAGGTATTCGGTTGTATGCACCACGCGGTAGTTCACAGCTCCTCCTCCAGCCGCACCGGAGCCAGCAGGTGCGGGCCCTGGGCGTGGCTGAAATAGGTCTGGGTGAGGGCGTTGGAGAGGTCGCAGAGCAACTCCGACACTGCGGAGAGCAGCTGGTCCAGTTCGCTGTAGATACCGGTTGGATCGTCCGCCGGGGCCAGCCTGGCGGGCTCGGCGAGGCGCACCCGGGTATAGGCTTCGAGGATCAGCCGCTGATCCCGGCCGATCTGCGAGCGGCCCTTTTCCCGAGGCAGCCGGTTGATATGATAGTGCAGCTTGCGCAGCTGATAGCTCAGGGCGCGCGGGTGCTTTTCGTCGAGCAGCAGCAGTTCGAGCACCCTGGGCGTCTGGGCATAGGAGCGGTAGCGGCGCCGGAAGGTCATCAGGCTTTCGGTGGTGGCCAGCACCGCCTCCAGGATCTTGCTGGCCACCGCCCCCCGCTGCTGCGGTACCAGGGTGGCGCGCAGCAGGGCGATCGACTGCAGCGAGCGCTCCAGGCGGCGGC
This window encodes:
- a CDS encoding TlpA family protein disulfide reductase — translated: MKQLIQAAMMGWLMVTLLPLGALGFQQGDPAPDILVENIDGEPFRLYEQQGDAFLLNLGATWCPGCMGQSIQINKIHDYLAENNIGYIEVFHQDTEEAVREVLANPDHLAVPEAILDDGQVRKSYNVFMIPRILILDRDFQVVYDGGPLRAPELIEYLQLARDEVAAEGVN
- a CDS encoding transglutaminase family protein, with product MNYRVVHTTEYLYSDWAGLCHNEARLQPRQLPGQKCLSSVLRIDPPPVDYRERLDFFGNRVAYFAIQSSHERMVVTATSEVAITAEQNLFAFGNEMAWETVRERLRSDHTPESFDALQYTLDSPVVIADGEMLDYAQDSFTAGRPLVEAVSNLMQRIHRDFTYSPGFTTIATPLSEVIAHRRGVCQDFAHFAIGCLRSVGLAARYVSGYIETLPPPGAPRLVGADASHAWFSVYLPDLGWLDFDPTNNQIPREQHITVAWGRDFADVTPLKGVAFGGGQHKLQVSVDVAPID